DNA from Osmerus mordax isolate fOsmMor3 chromosome 2, fOsmMor3.pri, whole genome shotgun sequence:
AGATCAATTCGGGGAAAATCAGGTTGTGAGTACTGAGTTGTGCCTGAGCCTGCCGTTATCTCCTGTGGTGgtactgtattgtactgtagtTCTGAGGTGTTGATGCTGTACTGCCTCCCCCCAGGCTGGACCATTCCCCTCCAAGAACCCAGCTGCAGGGGAGGGTCAACCGGAAGCCATTCAGGCGCAGCCACACCCCCCCAGGGGAGGGCAGGTCTCTTAGCCACAGGGGGCCCATGCGCtcccagcaggaggaggagagccagaggatgggccagcctgctctgggccccccccccagctacgACCCCAGCCCTGACTCCACCCCGAACGTCATCATAGAGGAGATCATTGAGGAGGACCAGggaacagagatggagggagggccaGGTAGATGGGAGAGACTTAAGGAGTTAGCATGTtgggctggggggtgagggtgtgaggggggagatggaggttaAACAGATGtggttccccctcctcctgcaggcgCTGCTCGCAGGGCAGGACGTGAGGAATCCCCAGGtgagtgctgctccagaatcacCTGACCACTGACATTCAGCCACAGCTCAGATGAACCCCGTCCTCACCAACCCAGCACAACGAGGCCACTGCTGGGTcacacctgcccccccaccctcctgggtcacccccccctccccctcacccacgATTGTTACAAACTCACCCGGCGTCTTACACACTCACCTCTATCCTTATAGAaaatttgtatatatatttatgtataactGTTTGGTGATTGGGTAAGTGATTCTATAGAAAACTTGTTTGGTGATTAAACAAGAGATGACAGCTGTTTGGTGATTGGATAAGAGATGACAAAGCTGTTTTATGCTGGCAGTGATTGGGCCAGAGCTGCACCAGCCCAACGATAGACAAAAGCCAGAGTGGAAGAAGGTGATCCCATTGGACGTCATCCCTGCCAATCGAGGGAAAGGTAGGGGGAGGATTTAACCTGTTGAGATGCAGAAGTGCACAGCATGTAGGACAGTTGGCGACACAGTGAACGGGAATGTTTTAggaagattgtgtgtgtatctagtgCTGCAGGAGTGGGTCCTGGTGACTCATGTGGAAAATCCAAATCACTTCTACGTACGTCACGTGGCGGAGAAGAAGAGCGCTGTGATGCTGAGCAAGAAGATCAACTCTGTGAGCTCAGGGGAGCGCTGCCTGTTCACCACCAGAGACGTTCTGAAGACAGGTACGGACTCCGTGTGTGGAAGAGGCAGTCTGGGGTAGGGTGGCAATATTCAGGGAGTTTTCAAAGTTGGAAACTTTCCATGGGAATTTACTGGAATTAATAGGATTAAACTGGACCGTTGCGACATTTAATGTTAGTGTATAACAGGGAACTTgtagatcctgtaaagtggacttgaaaatgagttttaagttcatcacaccacagaacaaTGTGTTGTTaattacccatccaaattcgaatgaaaaaagtatgttaaactaggctttgaaatcgtgataaaatcagcagtcttctctgcttgagactggggggggcgtgtcgcctgaaggagctgaatctccgcccccttgaatttattgaatttagcaacaacagcaacacaagctaaatcaattgcagatatcagaacaaatccacctgcagtctctgagtgttttatgtattaattacttcgtctttgcatcgtaccagctgaacaacagaatgcaaccgcaaatgtgatctgacgtagataggtggctgtgacgtagatcggttgGGTTTgtgccccgcctatacaaaacctgagctgaaaacggaagagaaactgctCAAcgatctaactccacatttcagtgtgacaaagttttcgcgctttgcacatgctttcaggaactcatttcacacgtatataatgtacttagaagcaaatcatggaatttgctttacagggtCTTTAAAtgtaacttttgactggtactgtagttAAGACAACACATCTTTCAGCATGATCTTTGTTAAAACAACTAGATTTCAAATTTAGTTGAATTTCTGTGCATGCCACTACACCCTAGTTAGTGCTGAGCTATtgagaccacccccccccccccccccccccgcatgcaTTGTGCATTCCTtcatcacatccatacacatgcctgtgtgtttccatgtgattggagtctgtgtgtgtgtgtccaggctctTTGGTGTTTGTGAAGTGGAAGGAGGATGCGTGGTGTCGGGCAGTTGTGACAGAGATGTTCAAGCGTGGTTGCCTGGACACTGTGACCAgctgccccgccccccagctgTCCCGCATCAGGGTCTACTACCAGGACTATGGCTTCTCCAAGAACCTGTCCCTACAggggtatatacacacacacacacaaactaaccctgcaggggtatacacacacacacaaactctgcaaggtacacacacactaaccctgcaaaaacacacaaatgcgCTACATTTCTAAaacgtcctctctctctacgtcaCTCAGGGATGAGGAGAGCCCAGACTTGTTCATCAGTGGGCTGAACAACTGTCTGAGGAAGGTGGACGTGGCCTTCCAGTCCGAGCTGCGCCGCTGGCCTCCCCAGGCCATCAAGTGCTCTCTGAAGGACATCGTCCCTGCagaccaggtaacacacaacaGCGTTGTGCCTTCACAGACGAAGGAGGCGCCAAGGGGAGTCTGACCGTCTGTGTGTGAacaagttttgtgtgtgtgtgtgtgtccaggtgaaggGCTGGACCGTGGAGGCCACGGACGAGTTCCGTCGTGTGGTGAGCTTGTCGGCGGTGGAGATGCACGTGTTTGCCCAGGACCAGGACTTCCTGCTGGTGGACCTGAAGAAGGCGCCGATGGACTGCAGCACCATCAacgtgcccctctccctccaggagtACCTGGTGTTCCTGGATGTGGCCAagtacacacaccccctccagaCGCTAGCGGagatgtgttcacacacacaccagtatgactgacacacacacacacaaaccccacacCGATGGGGTATAAGCTTTATAGTATAGATGCTCGTGAGCGCACACACTGATCAAGTAAGCCTGATTGCTGAAGTGCTGCAGATGGTGTTCATAACCGTAACgtctgtctgtcgctctctccttcGCCCGTCTGCAGGTTTTACTCTCCCGTGGCTTGGAACGCCCGTACGATGCCATGTGGCCGCAAGCCACTGCAGTACTACCCTCCGATCTACCCCAGCACCCACCTGGAGCTCAACGCCATGGTGTCCCACATCAACGACCCCTCCCACTTCTATATCCAGCTGGTATGGAGCCatgtgtgtctccctctgtatgtgtatgtctccTCTTTcttgctcgctcgctctctctctctgacgggtctgtccactcctctcccaggtggacAACATGGAGTTCTGGCTTCTGACTGCCAAGCTGCAGGAGTTCTACGGGGGAGCGTCCCTGGAGGGCGTCCGGGAGGAGAAGGGTCTGGAACTGTACTGCCCCGTCCTGGACCAGGCCTGCGTGGCTGTGTCTGATGACAAGACGTGGTACCGGGCCACGGTCATAGGTCAGAACCCAGCTGGAGTGCATCTCTTCTACTGTTTTAGGCTTTGATTGTGTGTTTTACATaaacattttagcagacgctcttatccagagcgacttacagtaagtacagggacattcccccgaggcaagtagggtgaagtgccttgcccaaaaacACGTCAGTTGTCACAGCCTGGAATTGAACCGGAAACCTGATTAatagaccgattccctaaccgctcagccatctgacccccgtcAGAAGTTTGTTGAGATGTTtcataaggtgtgtgtgtgtgtgtgtgtgtgtgtgtgtgtgtgtgtgtgtgtgtgtgtgtgtgtgtgtgtgtgtgtgtgtgtgtgtgtgtaggccatcCAGGAGGCAGGCAGGTGGAGGTTAGCTTTGTGGACTTCGGCAATAAGAAGGTCCTGTCTGTGAACCACCTGAGGAAGATAAAGGATGAGTTCTTCGCCCTTCCAGCCATGGTGAGCCATCTCTCTGTGCCCTGCACCACCCCTGACTTCCCACCCCTGACCTCCCACACCTGACCTCTCACACCTGACCTCCCACACCTGACCTCTCACACCTGACCTCCCACACCTGACCTCCCACACCTGACCTCTCACACCTGACCTCCCATacctgacctctcacccctggAGCCTCGTTTAGAAACGTTGCGTATGCACAAAAGAAAGCTTACACCACTTAAATGCCATTTTTTATAAAACGGTGCAGTGTGTAAAGGTGCCCCCCTCTTCCCGTTAATCAACGGATCCCAATGTTGGGATCCGTTGATTAACGGATGGGGCCCGTTAagcctggggcccgttctctgtAAGTCGCTaatcagttagctggatttgattgttgacgatttgtcattatcttggattgtttggttcttcgaagctcatcctggacttgctgtcatagcaacaagtcctttagcttaaacctgctcgagagcaggtttattttatgtaaacatgattagattgaggctttacaagcagaggtgatacaggaagtctgtcacagacatgtcttttccgtttttactacaggaacctgttgcagaagatgCAACAATAAtttgcagaatttaacatgaaaccgaattaattgctcattgcttGATAGATctaaaaaaacataggcctagcttactgtaataagcgataaaacgtgtggtcactcctctacatttaatttggtctgctactctttgccagccctctttcttggattttgcagactttgagatgttccctggcgttctgataaaatcttccaATTTGGAGTAAccgctctgttgcggaaaacacGGGGCGCTCTTCTTGGTCATGGTGAGAAgcccatagacttatgtgagcagccaatagcagcattgctgatcaaggtttctactatcgatacatacccccttttagaccagcGCAAGGGTGTTGAAAAAaacgaattagccagatcatgattagcacgatgatgtcatcttggatgtgtcatttgatcttggatgtaataagcgacgtacggagaacgggcccctggtctACCATCACCTAGGGTAAACATTCCCCCCTCAAAAAACGATTGTCAATGAAAATAAAAAGCTAATGAGTGTTTTGatgaacgccccccccccccaggccctcagGTGCTGCCTGGCAGACGTGCTTCCTCTGGAGCAGCAGCAGGGCTGGAGCGAGGCCAGCACTGAGCGCTTCATCACTCTGCTCAACCACAAGCTGGTCACCGCCGTAGCCACCAGTAAGACttacactctgtgtgtgtgcgagtgcaacTGTGGTGGTGCATTAgtgggtttatgtgtgtgtgtgtgtgtgtgtgcgtatgactgcgtgtgtaaacatcagcgtgtgtgtgtgttatgacagtgtgtgtttgctcccGTCCTCAGAGGAGGTTCCCAGGAGCAAGGCTCTGCCGGTGCGTCTGTTCCTGAGCAGCAAGTCAGGCAACAGCTGCATAGCAGACCTGTTGGTCACCGAGGAACTGGCCCGCTTCAACcaggggtgagagaggctggcccatcaccatggagacacacaccttTACGGTGACACATTACCATGGAGACACAACTCCATGGACACACAACTAGCTCTTCACAGATTTTTGGTCATCCTCCGTGTTTTCCTTCTCCAcattcttcccccccctcccagagtgaGACCCAGTGCCCCCCAGGACCCCGTGGGAGACGTGGTGGTGTGGGACCCTCCTTTCGAGGCTCTgctaggggaaggggggagcgaGCCCCCAGAGCGGGCGGGGGACGAGGCCCAGGAGCTGCAGCCCCGCCTGGTGCTGCCgcccagcctgaaagacctgcGGGTCAGGGTCACCCACGTGTCCTCCCCCGGGAGCTTCCACGTCCAGCTGGCCTGGTGCGACGGCCAGATGAAGAGGTCAGccctcacactgcagccctcacactgcagccctcacCCTGCGGGGCACTGCCCTcacacagcagccctcacacagcagccctcacacagctgccctcacacagcagccctcacacagcagccctcacacagcTGCCCTCACAATGCAGCCCTCACACAGCAGCCCTCACCCTGCGGGGCTCTGCCCTCACCCAGCAGCCCTCACCCTGCGGGGCGCAGCCCTcacacagcagccctcacacagctgccctcacacagcagccctcacacagcAGCCCTCACCCTGCGGGGCTCTGCCCTCAGCCAGCAGCCCTCACCCTGCGGGGCACTGCCCTcacacagcagccctcacacagcagccctcacacagcagccctcacacagcagccctcacaaTGCAGCCCTCACACAGCAGCCCTCAAAATGCAGCCCTCACACAGCTGCCCTCACAATGCAGCCCTCACCCTGCGGGGCTCTGGAGATGACATGCATGCAGGCAGCTATACGCTGCTGTATATGGACTGTAACATGTATAGGAGACTAATGATCCCGCAGTATATACATGAGATAACGATACATGGAGGAACAAGCACAATCATTATTcagtcagttgtgtgtgtgtgtgtgtcaggctgtaCGAAGTGCTGAAGCAGAAGTACGCTCGTTCAGAGCCCAGCGAGGTGGAGTGGCAGGCAGGCATGTTCTGTGCTGCCTACAACAACGGGGTGTGGGAGAGAGCCCAGCTGTGCAGTGCTGTACCCTCCAGCAGCATGGCAGaggtgcaacacacacacaatacataacacacacaatacataacacacacaatacataatATACACACCATACCATACACAAAGATGTATAAATCAACCATTTGACATGAATAGCTGGAGGTCTGTGCTGAACTGTTTGAGCACTGATGAGCATAATGGTTGACCTCCTGCTGTGTCCCCCCCTGCTGCTGGTGCCAGGTGCTGCGCTGTGACTTTGGGAACAAGGTGAAGCTGCACGTGACCAACCTTAGGCCCCTGCTGCCCCACCTGGAGGGCTCCCTGGCGCTCGAGTGCACCCTCACCAACgtcaggtatacacacacacacatgtgttgCTCAATCAATTCATTGACTGACTTTCAATTGACCAACAAGGTTGCCTTGCCAAATGTCTGAAATGTATTCAGTACTCTTTAACGTTCTGTCTTATGCTCTACccatccctcctgctctctcccttcctcctgctctctccatccctccatcctgctgtctccctccctcctgctccatccctccctcctgctctctccttccctcctgctctctccatccctccctcctgctctctccatccctccctcctgctctctccatccctcctgctctctcccttcctcctgctcgctccatccctcctgctctctccctccctcctgctctctccatccctcctgctctctccatccctcctgctctctccatccctccctcctgctccatccctccctcctgctctctccttccctcctgctctctccatccctcctgctctctccatccctccttcctgctctctccatccctccctcctgctctctccatccctccctcctgctctctccatccctccttcctgctctctccatccctccctcctgctctctccatccctccttcctgctctctccatccctccctcctgctctctccatccctctttcctgctctctccatccctcccccccaggccagCGGGGGGGCGCTCCTCCTGGACAGCCACCGCCTGCGACTTCATCTCCGAACACCTGACCGGGGTCACGGCCACCATTACCATCCAGGTAGCACGCTGCCATGGCAACATCACTGGGGATGGACGGGGCGGGGGTCGAACTAAGGGTGACAGTAGACGAGGTAGGGGTGAAGGAATGTTTCActatctcctctcttcatccctctgtttcttccttcttctctccttccttactcctccacctcatttctcctcctcctccatcctccactcctgcaggagaagacagagaagggacctgtgcctgtgtgtctactCTGCTCCAACAGGGCCGGGCAGGAAGTCAGCATAGCAGACTTCCTGGTCAGCGAGGGCCTCGCCCTCAAGGAGAGAAAACCAAGGTGGGTCCCAGACAGACCAACACACGTTAAAATACTGTCTGATACACACAGGAGGAGCGTTATACCCAGTGTGGAATCCATGGAGACCAGTCCATTTGACATTTTGCTGTCCATTTCGAATGTACAAAGTTCAGCTGAGGGATCAGTAAAGATGTGTTTGTTTAGacgctctggacaagagcgtctgctaaatgactaattgtttatagaagagagacaggatgcaAAGAGCTGTTCATTTAGAAACCCTCCTTCCATTcctcccccccacagcccccctagtccctctcccccctccatgcccACTCTAGAGGAGCTTCCTGAGGAGACGCAGGGCGACGCGTGCCCCTCcgacctctcctgctctccttccccGGCCCCCAGACCTACCCCCCGCACCACCCCCGTACGGGAGAAGATCCAGACCCAGCTGTACCAGCCGCCCGAGCTGCCGCTCTGTGGACACGCCCAGATGAGCGTGTCTGCAGTGGGGGAGGACGGCATCATCTACGCCATGACGCTCCAGGCTGGTGCGCTGtccatcaccctctcactctgtcacctTCTCCCTCTGAAACTTCCATTCTCATGCTGTccattggggtgtgtgtgtgtcagagcgcCAGTTTGAGCAGCTGCGTGAGCGTCTGCAGCAGCACATGAAGACTCTGCCCAGACAGAAGCCCTACACCTGGAAGAGcgtgctgggctgtgctgtcATGGGCCCCGACATGCTCTGGTACAGAGGACAAGTGCTGGAGGTCATCGGAGGACACGTCAAGGTCAGACACGCATCCGGCCTGTTTCGACAAGGACATGGGGAGAGTTGTCTCCCGATCTGtataatgttgtgtgtgtgtgtgtgtgtgttggggtggcaGGTGCGCTACGTGGACCAGGGTCTGGTTGAGAACATCCCGGTGTGTCATGTGtaccctgccctgctgtgtGACGACGTGCCCCAGCTGTGTGTACCCTGCCAGCTGCACGGAGTCATCCCGGTACCCTCACATGCTagtaccacacacctacaccacaCCATACTagtaccacacacctacaccacaCCATACTagtaccacacacctacacctcaCCATGCTAGTACAATATACCCACACCTCACATACTagtaccacacacctacacctcaCCATGCTAGTACAATATACCCACACCTCACATGCTagtaccacacacctacaccacaCCAGACTagtaccacacacctacaccacaCCATACTagtaccacacacctacacctcaccatgctagtaccacacacctacaccacaCCATACTagtaccacacacctacacctcaccatgctagtaccacacacctacaccacaCCATACTagtaccacacacctacacctcaCCATGCTAGTACAATATACCCAGACCTCACCATACTagtaccacacacctacacctcaCCATGCTAGTACAATATACCCAGACCTCACCATACTagtaccacacacctacacctcaCCATGCTAGTACAATATACCCAGACCTCACCATACTagtaccacacacctacacctcaCCATACTagtaccacacacctacacctcaCCATGCTAGTACAATATACCCAGACCTCACCATACTagtaccacacacctacacctcaCTATACTagtaccacacacctacacctcaCTATGCTAGTACAATACACCCACACCTCACATACTAGTGCCATACACCCTCACCATACTAGTACAATACacccacacctcaccacactagtgccacacaccctcacctcaccataCTAGTACAATATAGCCAGTCTGGACCACAGAGACGTGTCACATGCACTCGTGAGATTCATTGTTGTATATTAATGACATGAACTGCCAGCAGTAGAGACAAATAACACttataaaaatataataaaattccctctctttcacttctACTGtccgctctctgtctccccccctctctctcccccctctctctctcccccctcctctcccaggtggGGAAGGTGTGGCAGTTGGATGCTGTGGCTCTTCTGAAGGAGCTGCTCCTCAACCGCTGTGTGGACATGCAGCTCATGGTAGCGTGGCACACatctgacagcacacacacacaccccattcaGAAATGGTCCACATACACACTATCCATTCATACATGAGCGACCTCGTACAGTACACATaagatataaacacacactgttccgacctgtgtgtgtgtgtcaggaccaGCCTGAGGACCCCCGGGGCTGCCTGATGGTGCAGGTGTTCCTGCAGGGCTTGACCCTGAGCAGGATCATGGTGCATCACCAGCACGCCTTCATGGACCAGCTTGCCTCTGCTGacgttcaggtgtgtgtgggggctgagCGGTGTGTTCTCAGCACTCGGACCGCCGGAACAGACCGGTTTGAGTTTTCAAAAAGCAATATAGGTTACAACGCGTTTCAGTCCAGGATGTTTTTCCCCCGAGGTCTAGAGGGTAGACAACCCAAACCAGTTTATTATAGAGCCATTATAGTACCTGACGATGACAGTCAGTGCCAGTGTCTCGACGTGTGGTGGTTCTGAGTGCTCTGACGCTGCCGAGTGCCATAGGAACTGTACTTCCTGTATGATCTGTTCATCtgctgctttggataaaaggctCTGATGAATGGATACAAGCAAGAGTGTTTGAGGAACTCTGGTGTGAGCCTGAACTCATGTGGTCATAGACATTGTAAATCTGCTCCGACAAACATGtgagagaactgtgtgtgtgtgtgtgtgtgtgtgtgtgtgtgtgtgtgtaggaacacGTGGAGCAAGGTTTCCCAGACCTGGACGACTGGGATATAGACACGGAGGTAAGCCACGTTCTGAGTCGAGCTCTCCTTCTCTGTACTTAACACACTGTGATGTTCCAGCTTGCCTGCTACGGGGAGGttctgctggtggtgctgggagATATTTCCTCTGCTGTAGCAAGGTTGTGGTCTTGCAGGGCCTGGAAGCCATGGAGACGGTGCTGGGGGGGTTCTCCAACCCCTCCCTGCCTGATGAGGGGGAGCGCTTCCGGGTCACGATCAAGCACCTGCGCACCCCCAACGAGGTACTTTCAGCCCACACCTGGCGAGGGTGGGGGGATTCTCCTCACCTCGTTCACAGgggttaacctgtgtgtgtgtgtccaggtgttccTGTCCCCTCTGGAACAGGGGATTTTgaaggtggatggagagagcctggaggaggcTCTAAACACGGTCAATGACCACAGGGAGACCCTGGCACCTCTCACTGACTTTCCTCTAGGTAGCGACCAACACCTGTTAGCTACACTTGGGCATGCAACCACCTGCGACTGTTATTGGCTGGCCGaccatcattgtgtgtgtgtgtgttcccccagaGGCTCCATGTCTCGTGGAGTACAGTGATGGCTTGTACTACCGTGCCAAGGTGCTGGGCTTCGCTGGCCTGAACCCCTTGGAGGTCCTGGTCCGTCACGTGGACTACGGCTCCGACGACACCCTGCCCATCAACAAGTACTGCAACCCCTGTACACCACTGGCATATCACATATACAGACTAGTGTCCCTGTCCCTTTGACccgtctctgccccctctccaggCTGCGTCAGATCCCCCCCCACCTGCTGTTGTTCCCCTGCAAGGCCCTGAAGGTGCGCCTGGCGGGGTTCCAGCCCCCCAGGGTGCGCAGGGAGCTGGAGTGCCTGTCCTACAGTCCCAAGTGGAGCATGAAGGCAGCGCTGGAGATGATCGACCTGCTGCACGGCAACATCACCGCCTCCGTCACGGTCTGGCATGCTCTGACTCTATCTGACTCTTTCTGACGCTCTATCTCTGACTCTGATGCTCTATGACGCTCTATCTCTGACTCCTATATGACTCTGTCCAGAGTTCCCACGGGTCCTTGAAATTCGTGAAAGTTGCTGAATTGAAGGGGGGAGATCAAGACCTTGAGTTGGACACAAAatggacacaaatacacaatttTATGCAAGAAATTTGTGAAATGTGTCTCAAACTGTCACGTTGGATCCTTGAATTTGAGAGAATGAGGTCTGGAAAGTCCTTAGGATTTTTTAGAAAGTATGTGAACCCTGCCCGTCTTgtactctcactctccctcccagtGTCTGTCTTTCTAACACTCAGTTTTAATTCTGGCAtttgactttctctctcacacacacacacacacagtgtaaagCAAACCTGCATCCACCTTGTCCATGTGACGTGCCCATGGTAGCAGTCGTAGTGATGGGTCAAGACTTGAGCAGGTCCAGCAAGGTGAACAGACCCCGGTATCCATGGTAACAGGTGCcattcccctcccccaggccacGGAGCCAGAGCTGTCAGTGTTCCTGTATGACGAAAACGGGGCCCTGGTGCACCTTCCCCTTCTGAACAAAGGCCTGGCTGACTACAACTGACAGCAGCTGTGCTTGGCTCTCACCAGGGAGACAAGTGAGTTTAAGCAGTAAACCTGCTGACGTAGGATTCTTAGCATGTTACTGTTGGCTAAGAGATGGAGAATACTGTCAGTGGCTAACCTCACACTGAATCCACGCAACTTCACTGCCCCAGTGGCTTATGCGGTATCCTCTATTTGCAAATGATGAGACCAATGTTCTTGATCTC
Protein-coding regions in this window:
- the rnf17 gene encoding RING finger protein 17, giving the protein MSDRGDNSNSVFCKICGTAYILPEDDVVGNLPHLLLCGHIFCAACLRSLEFINVIICPDCKVESTLPEGGVEGLQVDSRVIGLIYTAKMNKTRSSRIDRQRIHKVKPSSPVQENSTECLRACVRASDIKVTEGVMEDALLQASKSMAQLRDIHQTLVKGLSLQVKKEKARLQKELDQAMDEAYNILHHRKVVLLSELTHMEQHFPFSRRVMGKVEERMSALETAMQRAKQVHQFPSLESYCHLDSVLETLQAPVDVQSFEMYCLSQGSGLRLDHSPPRTQLQGRVNRKPFRRSHTPPGEGRSLSHRGPMRSQQEEESQRMGQPALGPPPSYDPSPDSTPNVIIEEIIEEDQGTEMEGGPGAARRAGREESPVIGPELHQPNDRQKPEWKKVIPLDVIPANRGKVLQEWVLVTHVENPNHFYVRHVAEKKSAVMLSKKINSVSSGERCLFTTRDVLKTGSLVFVKWKEDAWCRAVVTEMFKRGCLDTVTSCPAPQLSRIRVYYQDYGFSKNLSLQGDEESPDLFISGLNNCLRKVDVAFQSELRRWPPQAIKCSLKDIVPADQVKGWTVEATDEFRRVVSLSAVEMHVFAQDQDFLLVDLKKAPMDCSTINVPLSLQEYLVFLDVAKFYSPVAWNARTMPCGRKPLQYYPPIYPSTHLELNAMVSHINDPSHFYIQLVDNMEFWLLTAKLQEFYGGASLEGVREEKGLELYCPVLDQACVAVSDDKTWYRATVIGHPGGRQVEVSFVDFGNKKVLSVNHLRKIKDEFFALPAMALRCCLADVLPLEQQQGWSEASTERFITLLNHKLVTAVATKEVPRSKALPVRLFLSSKSGNSCIADLLVTEELARFNQGVRPSAPQDPVGDVVVWDPPFEALLGEGGSEPPERAGDEAQELQPRLVLPPSLKDLRVRVTHVSSPGSFHVQLAWCDGQMKRLYEVLKQKYARSEPSEVEWQAGMFCAAYNNGVWERAQLCSAVPSSSMAEVLRCDFGNKVKLHVTNLRPLLPHLEGSLALECTLTNVRPAGGRSSWTATACDFISEHLTGVTATITIQEKTEKGPVPVCLLCSNRAGQEVSIADFLVSEGLALKERKPSSPAPRPTPRTTPVREKIQTQLYQPPELPLCGHAQMSVSAVGEDGIIYAMTLQAERQFEQLRERLQQHMKTLPRQKPYTWKSVLGCAVMGPDMLWYRGQVLEVIGGHVKVRYVDQGLVENIPVCHVYPALLCDDVPQLCVPCQLHGVIPVGKVWQLDAVALLKELLLNRCVDMQLMDQPEDPRGCLMVQVFLQGLTLSRIMVHHQHAFMDQLASADEHVEQGFPDLDDWDIDTEGLEAMETVLGGFSNPSLPDEGERFRVTIKHLRTPNEVFLSPLEQGILKVDGESLEEALNTVNDHRETLAPLTDFPLEAPCLVEYSDGLYYRAKVLGFAGLNPLEVLVRHVDYGSDDTLPINKLRQIPPHLLLFPCKALKVRLAGFQPPRVRRELECLSYSPKWSMKAALEMIDLLHGNITASVTATEPELSVFLYDENGALVHLPLLNKGLADYN